Proteins from one Ciconia boyciana chromosome 26, ASM3463844v1, whole genome shotgun sequence genomic window:
- the LOC140644084 gene encoding uncharacterized protein isoform X1, with amino-acid sequence MAKAYDHLFKLLLIGDSGVGKTCLIIRFAEDNFTSTYISTIGIDFKIRTVDIDGKKIKLQVWDTAGQERFKTITTAYYRGAVGIILVYDITDEKSFENIQNWMKSIKENASAGVERLLIGNKCDMEGKRKVQRDAAEKLAKEHGIRFFETSAKSSVNVEEAFSTLARDILQKSSRKAAPSSSKPLLEPGPPRKAGAPPPHETPPRNSPASRPGTAPPLTPPFSSAPASPSGPRASRWRRCQKRRARPGSSVAPMGPRGPAGPRCCGLYAVLGALVCGLRPAAAMAASDERRSASPVAATPCWRVEDFVVAQECARCSSFEVKTIMECSPTGFVEKISCATSKRDEFKSCRSAVMEAHVFWRFVGTMMCVATVFAVLVVCRQRVLDRKALEKVRKQIESI; translated from the exons aTGGCCAAGGCCTACGACCACCTCTTCAAGCTGCTGCTGATCGGGGACAGCGGCGTGGGCAAGACCTGCCTCATCATCCGCTTCGCCGAGGACAACTTCACCAGCACCTACATCTCCACCATCG ggATCGACTTCAAAATCCGGACGGTGGACATCGATGGGAAGAAGATCAAGCTGCAGGTCTG GGACACGGCGGGACAAGAGCGCTTCAAAACCATCACGACAGCCTATTACCGCGGAGCCGTG GGCATCATCCTGGTGTATGACATCACCGATGAGAAATCCTTCGAAAATATCCAAAACTGGATGAAAAGCATCAAGGAG aacGCCTCTGCCGGGGTCGAGCGTCTCCTGATCGGCAACAAGTGTGACATGGAGGGCAAGCGCAAAGTGCAGCGGGATGCGGCCGAAAAG CTGGCGAAGGAGCACGGGATCCGCTTCTTCGAGACCAGCGCCAAGTCCAGCGTGAACGTGGAGGAG gcctTCAGCACGCTGGCGCGGGACATCCTGCAGAAATCCTCCCGGAAAGCG gcccccagcagcagcaagccccTGCTGGAGCCCGGCCCCCCGAGGAAAGCCGGGG CCCCGCCCCCGCACGAAACTCCGCCCCGCAACAGCCCCGCCTCCCGTCCAGGCACCGCCCCCCCGCTGACGCCGCCCTTCTCGTCCGCCCCCGCTTCTCCCAGCGGCCCCCGCGCCTCAAGATGGCGGCGCTGCCAGAAGCGCAGGGCCCGGCCCGGTAGTTCCGTCGCGCCCATGGggccccggggccccgccgggccccgctgcTGCGGCCTCTACGCCGTCCTGGGCGCCCTGGTCTGCGGCCTGCG GCCGGCGGCGGCGATGGCGGCGAGCGATGAGAGGCGGTCGG CGAGCCCGGTGGCGGCCACGCCGTGCTGGCGGGTGGAGGACTTCGTGGTGGCACAGGAGTGCGCCCGCTGCTCCAGCTTCGAGGTG AAGACGATAATGGAGTGCAGCCCCACAGGCTTCGTAGAGAAAATCAGCTGTGCCACCTCCAAGAGGGATGAATTCAAGAG CTGTCGCTCCGCAGTGATGGAGGCGCACGTTTTCTGGAGGTTCGTGGGCACCATGATGTGCGTGGCCACCGTCTTCGCGGTGCTGGTGGTGTGTCGCCAGCGCGTGCTGGACAGGAAGGCCCTGGAGAAGGTCCGTAAGCAGATCGAGTCCATTTAG
- the LOC140644084 gene encoding uncharacterized protein isoform X2 encodes MAKAYDHLFKLLLIGDSGVGKTCLIIRFAEDNFTSTYISTIGIDFKIRTVDIDGKKIKLQVWDTAGQERFKTITTAYYRGAVGIILVYDITDEKSFENIQNWMKSIKENASAGVERLLIGNKCDMEGKRKVQRDAAEKLAKEHGIRFFETSAKSSVNVEEAFSTLARDILQKSSRKAAPSSSKPLLEPGPPRKAGGTAPPLTPPFSSAPASPSGPRASRWRRCQKRRARPGSSVAPMGPRGPAGPRCCGLYAVLGALVCGLRPAAAMAASDERRSASPVAATPCWRVEDFVVAQECARCSSFEVKTIMECSPTGFVEKISCATSKRDEFKSCRSAVMEAHVFWRFVGTMMCVATVFAVLVVCRQRVLDRKALEKVRKQIESI; translated from the exons aTGGCCAAGGCCTACGACCACCTCTTCAAGCTGCTGCTGATCGGGGACAGCGGCGTGGGCAAGACCTGCCTCATCATCCGCTTCGCCGAGGACAACTTCACCAGCACCTACATCTCCACCATCG ggATCGACTTCAAAATCCGGACGGTGGACATCGATGGGAAGAAGATCAAGCTGCAGGTCTG GGACACGGCGGGACAAGAGCGCTTCAAAACCATCACGACAGCCTATTACCGCGGAGCCGTG GGCATCATCCTGGTGTATGACATCACCGATGAGAAATCCTTCGAAAATATCCAAAACTGGATGAAAAGCATCAAGGAG aacGCCTCTGCCGGGGTCGAGCGTCTCCTGATCGGCAACAAGTGTGACATGGAGGGCAAGCGCAAAGTGCAGCGGGATGCGGCCGAAAAG CTGGCGAAGGAGCACGGGATCCGCTTCTTCGAGACCAGCGCCAAGTCCAGCGTGAACGTGGAGGAG gcctTCAGCACGCTGGCGCGGGACATCCTGCAGAAATCCTCCCGGAAAGCG gcccccagcagcagcaagccccTGCTGGAGCCCGGCCCCCCGAGGAAAGCCGGGG GCACCGCCCCCCCGCTGACGCCGCCCTTCTCGTCCGCCCCCGCTTCTCCCAGCGGCCCCCGCGCCTCAAGATGGCGGCGCTGCCAGAAGCGCAGGGCCCGGCCCGGTAGTTCCGTCGCGCCCATGGggccccggggccccgccgggccccgctgcTGCGGCCTCTACGCCGTCCTGGGCGCCCTGGTCTGCGGCCTGCG GCCGGCGGCGGCGATGGCGGCGAGCGATGAGAGGCGGTCGG CGAGCCCGGTGGCGGCCACGCCGTGCTGGCGGGTGGAGGACTTCGTGGTGGCACAGGAGTGCGCCCGCTGCTCCAGCTTCGAGGTG AAGACGATAATGGAGTGCAGCCCCACAGGCTTCGTAGAGAAAATCAGCTGTGCCACCTCCAAGAGGGATGAATTCAAGAG CTGTCGCTCCGCAGTGATGGAGGCGCACGTTTTCTGGAGGTTCGTGGGCACCATGATGTGCGTGGCCACCGTCTTCGCGGTGCTGGTGGTGTGTCGCCAGCGCGTGCTGGACAGGAAGGCCCTGGAGAAGGTCCGTAAGCAGATCGAGTCCATTTAG
- the RPS27 gene encoding small ribosomal subunit protein eS27 isoform X2, with protein MPLAKDLLHPSPEEEKRKHKKKRLVQSPNSYFMDVKCPGCYKITTVFSHAQTVVLCVGCSTVLCQPTGGKARLTEAGKKR; from the exons ATGCCT TTAGCGAAGGATTTGCTGCACccttcccctgaggaggaaaagaggaagcacAAGAAGAAGCGGCTGGTGCAGAGCCCCAACTCCTACTTCATGGACGTCAAGTGCCCGG GTTGTTACAAGATCACTACGGTGTTTAGCCACGCTCAGACCGTCGTTTTGTGCGTGGGCTGCTCGACCGTGCTGTGCCAGCCCACGGGGGGCAAGGCGAGGCTGACAGAAG CAGGCAAAAAGCGCTGA
- the RPS27 gene encoding small ribosomal subunit protein eS27 isoform X1, with the protein MPLAKDLLHPSPEEEKRKHKKKRLVQSPNSYFMDVKCPGCYKITTVFSHAQTVVLCVGCSTVLCQPTGGKARLTEGCSFRRKQH; encoded by the exons ATGCCT TTAGCGAAGGATTTGCTGCACccttcccctgaggaggaaaagaggaagcacAAGAAGAAGCGGCTGGTGCAGAGCCCCAACTCCTACTTCATGGACGTCAAGTGCCCGG GTTGTTACAAGATCACTACGGTGTTTAGCCACGCTCAGACCGTCGTTTTGTGCGTGGGCTGCTCGACCGTGCTGTGCCAGCCCACGGGGGGCAAGGCGAGGCTGACAGAAG gctgCTCCTTCAGACGAAAGCAGCATTAA